One genomic segment of Ignavibacteriota bacterium includes these proteins:
- a CDS encoding family 78 glycoside hydrolase catalytic domain: MNTNFIAHIKIIYLILSFSVFYSCNNHDEKISVIELKCEYLINPLGIDVKSPRLSWKLFSNKNYIEQTAYQIIVASNLENLKKNIGDLWDSKKIISDQSIHIKYLGKELISRQKVFWKVKIWDQKNVVSSWSEISTWEMGLLNKSDWYAKWIGKDENQKVIVGQKNPAIYLRKQFNIVNKTSNARIYISGLGYYELYINGKKVGDHVLSPNQTNYDKRQEESFENGRIANMSTRILYETFEINKYLVEGENVISVILGNGWYFQNEREEYLPLYFDSPRLLAQLEIQNLVKTKTIIVSDDSWKINTGPILDNNLYHGEIYDARLEIPNWNLPNYDDSKCTNAKILRAPEGKLCCQMSPPDRIINSIKPISISKINKTNYRYDFGTMFSGWVKLNINGKRGDEIKLTFFEDSGNSFEQSDTYFLKGNGNEIWEPCFTWHAFRFVEVNSPNNSLSINNIEGRIVNTDVSSSGKFVCSNQLFNRIQNDYRKTQLGNIHGGVPSDCPHRERRGYTGDGQISAQAAIYNFDMHSFYTKWLKDISDAQNKKTGYVPNTVPYHGGGGGTAWGSAFIIIPWYMYLYYGDVAVLEEHYDGMKNYINYLKSQTDSENLIIEKELGEWVPPTKTEIPPSFVSSAYYYYDLKLLKKIANILGKTSDSNLFSKIAEKTKKSFNKRYLNLNDYNYSIGRQGANVFPLAFELVPKNLVEKVFANLVKNIVIDEKGHFDTGMMATPYLLEVFTKYGRTDLAYTIMNRRDFPSFGYNIERGATSIWETWIGHDSHSHPMFGSVCAWFNQSLGGINPDPGVPGFKHVIIKPELVNELDYVNSTYQSMYGEIKSNWEYKNGNLKLSVNIPPNTYASVYIPGNNKNQFEVNNSEAKFIGFENGLLQFQIPSGEYIFISKNISDKIKTPMVSIPIIDPPDSILFSPDSVLVNIRQYSKNSEIRFTIDGSEPNINSLLFTKPFTVKKSTTVKAKVFRSKIDYSYSKSNRIIILDSLKNGLNYKYYIGAWQKLPDFSKLNPHKTGKMFDVNLNQFKHLDDKFGIVFNGEIEITKEGKYTFYLLSNDGSKLWIDNKLIADSDNMHVFLGNSGSIILAMGKHKIQLNYFQAGGGKGLELQYEGPNIEKQKIPADVFFTSCKI; this comes from the coding sequence ATGAATACAAATTTTATAGCACATATAAAAATTATTTATTTAATTCTTTCATTTTCGGTATTCTATTCATGCAATAATCATGATGAAAAAATTTCAGTTATTGAACTTAAATGTGAATATTTAATTAATCCATTAGGAATTGATGTTAAATCTCCGCGATTAAGCTGGAAACTTTTTTCTAATAAAAATTATATTGAACAAACAGCTTATCAAATAATAGTTGCAAGCAATTTGGAGAACTTAAAAAAAAATATTGGAGATTTATGGGATTCAAAGAAAATAATTTCAGATCAATCTATTCATATAAAATATTTAGGCAAGGAATTAATTTCTCGTCAAAAAGTTTTTTGGAAAGTAAAAATTTGGGATCAAAAAAATGTTGTTTCTTCATGGAGTGAAATATCAACTTGGGAAATGGGTTTATTAAACAAGTCTGATTGGTATGCTAAATGGATTGGGAAAGATGAAAATCAAAAAGTAATTGTTGGTCAAAAAAATCCAGCAATTTATTTGCGAAAACAATTTAATATAGTTAATAAAACAAGCAATGCGCGAATTTATATTTCAGGATTAGGTTATTACGAACTATATATAAACGGCAAAAAAGTTGGGGATCATGTTCTCTCGCCAAATCAAACAAATTATGATAAACGACAAGAGGAAAGTTTTGAAAACGGTAGAATTGCAAATATGTCAACTCGAATTCTTTACGAGACATTTGAAATAAATAAATATTTAGTTGAAGGTGAAAATGTAATTTCCGTTATACTTGGGAATGGCTGGTATTTTCAAAATGAACGAGAAGAATATTTACCACTTTATTTTGATTCTCCGCGATTATTAGCTCAACTGGAGATTCAAAATTTAGTTAAAACCAAAACAATAATTGTAAGTGATGATTCGTGGAAAATTAATACTGGACCGATTTTAGATAATAATCTTTATCATGGAGAAATTTATGATGCGCGACTTGAAATTCCAAATTGGAACTTACCAAATTATGATGATAGCAAATGTACAAATGCAAAAATATTAAGAGCTCCGGAAGGAAAATTGTGTTGTCAAATGTCGCCTCCCGATAGAATTATAAATTCAATTAAACCTATTTCAATATCAAAAATTAATAAGACTAATTACAGATATGATTTTGGTACAATGTTTTCGGGCTGGGTTAAATTAAATATAAATGGCAAAAGAGGCGATGAAATAAAGTTGACTTTTTTTGAAGATAGCGGAAATTCATTTGAGCAATCCGATACGTATTTTCTAAAAGGCAATGGAAATGAAATTTGGGAACCGTGCTTTACATGGCATGCTTTCCGTTTTGTTGAAGTAAATTCTCCAAATAATTCTTTGTCAATAAATAATATAGAAGGTAGAATTGTAAATACAGATGTTTCATCATCTGGAAAATTTGTTTGTTCAAATCAATTATTTAATAGAATTCAAAATGATTATAGAAAAACACAATTGGGAAATATACATGGCGGCGTGCCAAGCGATTGCCCGCATAGGGAAAGACGCGGTTATACCGGCGATGGTCAAATATCCGCACAAGCTGCTATTTACAATTTTGATATGCACAGTTTTTATACAAAGTGGTTGAAAGATATTTCAGATGCCCAAAATAAAAAAACTGGATATGTCCCCAACACAGTTCCATATCACGGGGGCGGGGGCGGTACAGCGTGGGGATCTGCATTTATTATTATTCCATGGTATATGTATTTATATTATGGTGACGTTGCAGTTTTGGAAGAGCACTATGATGGCATGAAAAATTATATAAATTATTTAAAATCTCAAACTGATTCTGAAAATTTAATTATTGAAAAGGAATTAGGCGAATGGGTCCCTCCAACAAAAACTGAAATTCCTCCTTCATTTGTAAGTTCTGCATACTATTATTATGATTTAAAACTTCTTAAAAAAATTGCAAATATTTTGGGGAAAACTTCTGATTCAAATTTATTTTCAAAAATTGCAGAAAAAACAAAAAAATCATTTAATAAAAGATATTTGAATTTAAATGATTATAATTATTCTATCGGCAGACAAGGAGCAAATGTTTTTCCGTTAGCGTTTGAACTTGTCCCCAAAAATTTGGTTGAAAAAGTATTTGCGAATTTAGTTAAGAATATTGTAATTGATGAAAAAGGTCACTTTGATACCGGTATGATGGCAACTCCATATTTGCTTGAAGTATTTACAAAATATGGGCGAACTGATTTAGCTTATACAATTATGAACAGAAGAGATTTTCCAAGTTTTGGTTACAACATTGAAAGGGGAGCAACATCAATTTGGGAAACGTGGATTGGTCATGATTCTCATAGTCACCCAATGTTTGGAAGCGTTTGTGCATGGTTTAATCAATCATTAGGCGGAATAAATCCAGACCCAGGAGTACCCGGATTTAAACATGTAATTATAAAACCAGAATTAGTAAATGAATTAGATTATGTTAATTCAACTTATCAATCAATGTATGGTGAAATAAAAAGTAATTGGGAATATAAAAACGGAAATTTAAAACTGAGTGTCAACATACCGCCAAATACTTATGCTTCAGTTTATATTCCAGGAAATAATAAAAATCAATTTGAAGTTAATAATTCCGAAGCAAAGTTTATAGGCTTTGAAAACGGATTATTGCAATTCCAAATTCCCTCTGGTGAATATATTTTTATTTCAAAAAATATTAGTGACAAAATAAAAACACCGATGGTTTCTATTCCCATTATTGATCCTCCGGATTCAATCTTATTTTCACCGGATTCAGTATTAGTAAATATCAGACAGTATTCAAAGAATTCAGAAATTCGTTTTACCATAGATGGAAGTGAGCCAAACATTAACTCTTTACTTTTTACTAAACCTTTCACAGTAAAAAAAAGTACAACTGTAAAAGCAAAAGTTTTCAGAAGTAAAATTGATTATAGTTATTCGAAATCGAATAGAATAATTATTTTAGATTCTTTGAAGAATGGATTGAATTATAAATATTACATCGGAGCTTGGCAAAAGTTACCGGATTTTTCAAAATTAAATCCGCATAAAACTGGCAAAATGTTTGATGTAAATCTAAATCAATTCAAGCATCTTGATGATAAATTTGGAATAGTGTTTAACGGTGAAATAGAGATAACCAAAGAAGGAAAATATACATTTTATCTTCTATCAAACGATGGAAGCAAATTATGGATTGATAATAAATTGATTGCAGATTCTGATAACATGCATGTTTTTTTAGGTAACTCGGGATCAATAATTTTAGCAATGGGAAAACACAAAATTCAATTAAATTATTTTCAAGCTGGCGGTGGCAAAGGACTTGAATTACAATATGAAGGACCGAATATTGAAAAGCAAAAAATTCCGGCAGATGTTTTCTTTACGAGCTGTAAGATTTAA
- a CDS encoding acetylxylan esterase, with product MKSKLLITLFFISSIMHSQKDMLCVGKYWSEDEANIKMKEFATKWNDLKSWEERADIIRKNIISGMKLEQMPKIKGNFNPIIRDTKVMDGYIVENIAIESFPGFYITGNLYRPINAKEKNAAILCTHGHTENKRLKEDVQYRSAVLAKMGAIVFAYDMIGYGESTQINHKIPIALTIQTFNSRRVLEYLLSRPDVDSNRIGMTGESGGGTQTFILTAIDKRIKVSVPVVQVSAHFFGGCICESGMPIHRTEDFQTNNVEIAALCAPRPLMLISDGMDWTRNTPRIEYPYIQKVYSLYNAEHKVENVHFPSEKHDYGYSKRAAAYIFLAYHLKLNVSEVQFDKTIDESFVKILSPEQLKVFNIVNPRPDNALIGDESIMHYLNLK from the coding sequence ATGAAATCTAAATTACTGATTACATTATTTTTTATTTCATCTATAATGCATTCGCAAAAAGATATGTTATGTGTAGGAAAATATTGGTCGGAAGACGAAGCAAATATTAAAATGAAAGAATTTGCAACTAAATGGAATGATTTAAAATCTTGGGAAGAACGTGCAGATATAATTAGAAAAAATATAATTAGTGGAATGAAATTAGAACAGATGCCGAAAATAAAAGGGAATTTTAATCCCATAATAAGAGACACCAAAGTAATGGATGGTTACATAGTTGAGAATATTGCAATAGAAAGTTTCCCCGGATTTTATATAACCGGGAATTTATATCGGCCGATAAATGCTAAAGAAAAAAATGCTGCAATACTTTGCACTCATGGACATACAGAAAATAAAAGACTTAAAGAAGATGTTCAATATCGTTCGGCAGTATTGGCAAAAATGGGAGCAATAGTTTTTGCTTATGATATGATTGGATATGGTGAATCAACTCAAATAAATCATAAAATTCCAATTGCATTAACAATTCAAACTTTTAATAGCAGACGAGTTTTAGAATATTTACTATCGAGACCGGATGTTGATTCAAATAGAATTGGAATGACTGGAGAATCCGGTGGTGGAACTCAAACATTTATTTTAACAGCAATTGATAAACGTATAAAAGTTTCTGTGCCTGTTGTTCAAGTTTCAGCACATTTTTTTGGCGGATGCATTTGTGAAAGCGGAATGCCAATTCATAGAACGGAAGATTTTCAAACAAATAATGTTGAAATTGCTGCTCTGTGTGCTCCGCGTCCATTAATGTTAATTTCAGATGGAATGGATTGGACGAGAAATACTCCTCGAATTGAATATCCGTATATTCAAAAAGTTTATTCACTTTATAATGCAGAACATAAAGTTGAAAATGTACATTTCCCATCTGAGAAGCATGATTATGGTTATTCAAAAAGAGCAGCAGCTTACATTTTTTTAGCATATCATCTTAAACTAAATGTAAGTGAAGTTCAATTTGATAAAACAATCGATGAAAGTTTTGTAAAAATATTATCTCCTGAACAATTAAAAGTATTTAACATAGTAAATCCAAGACCAGACAATGCTCTTATTGGTGATGAGTCAATTATGCATTATCTCAATTTAAAGTAG
- a CDS encoding T9SS type A sorting domain-containing protein yields the protein MKTILIQKITISFLFILLVEFINAQDIGKSWEFNEDGNFEGILFSKSLKDSVVENGSLSAIVASVFPSISSEPFEINANEFGFIQIRLRIPGATSGKIMWNNDSGAWGFMQFITSGDSSLQEFNIPVYQSNQWVGKITKIMRLDFNPTVGSRIDIDYIRIVHFGALPKIENFAAIRTIFKQNENIPLTAIIRNDGDVETNLRSHFVLPEDAILINGNIENEHGIIFKEISDTIDWVISFPSLGKYEISLKLFNDIDTAETKLIFDVTDKYWKQNEFLLSAWSPPYAWYGPPYEDNIFEDYKNANFKNVLWVRPEDELINKVKNHNLKYFLLVTNILGGDIYLRAPEEQIPPEITEEMLLNLDAIIEKYKYDPNLIGYHICDEPHEQAFENIGKVVQRIREKDPTRLSFVNIWPSGSGYREYIDKLLQTTKLELLSYDRYHFYNGYDGGEYFSNIDVIREYALKYDIPFCNIIQGIGTNGTVEEGLNWRTPNEAEHRWLVYSSLAYGVHALIWFHWHGDWGLTGNPDKEIIYPSIQKINNEIDSLSQIMVQLKTTGVYHTKISEPKWKLPSDGIIKSVSANSDLVIGYFIDKIDKNYFMLMNKDYEKSTIATISINGVANNLIYFDVNSNQWNLVNAKNNSGVTTFDFEILPGSGILFTFSNLTEISENNLLHYKFELNQNYPNPFNPNTTIKYTIPSTFSNENISSVQLKVFDTLGREIKTLINQKQKPGNYEINFDGSKLSSGVYFYELKYDSFVQTKKMILIK from the coding sequence ATGAAAACAATATTGATTCAAAAAATTACAATTTCTTTTCTTTTCATCTTATTAGTAGAATTTATTAATGCACAAGACATTGGTAAATCATGGGAATTTAATGAAGATGGTAATTTTGAAGGTATTCTTTTTAGTAAATCACTTAAAGATTCAGTTGTTGAAAATGGTAGTTTATCGGCAATAGTAGCGAGTGTTTTTCCATCAATCAGCAGTGAACCATTTGAAATTAATGCAAATGAGTTTGGATTTATTCAAATTCGATTAAGAATTCCGGGTGCTACATCCGGTAAAATAATGTGGAATAATGATTCCGGAGCTTGGGGCTTTATGCAATTTATAACAAGCGGTGATTCATCATTACAAGAATTTAATATTCCGGTTTATCAAAGTAATCAGTGGGTTGGAAAAATAACAAAAATAATGCGATTGGATTTTAATCCAACGGTTGGTTCAAGAATAGATATTGACTATATAAGAATTGTACATTTTGGTGCTCTACCCAAAATTGAAAACTTTGCTGCGATACGAACAATATTTAAACAAAATGAAAATATCCCGCTTACGGCAATAATAAGAAATGATGGTGATGTTGAAACAAATCTAAGAAGTCATTTTGTTCTACCAGAGGATGCAATTTTAATAAATGGAAATATTGAAAACGAACATGGAATTATTTTTAAAGAAATTTCAGATACAATTGATTGGGTAATTTCATTTCCCAGCTTAGGCAAATATGAAATAAGTTTAAAATTATTTAATGATATTGATACAGCAGAAACAAAATTAATTTTTGATGTTACAGACAAATATTGGAAGCAAAATGAATTTTTATTAAGTGCTTGGTCTCCCCCTTATGCTTGGTACGGACCACCTTATGAAGATAATATTTTTGAAGATTATAAAAATGCTAACTTTAAAAATGTATTATGGGTAAGACCGGAAGATGAATTAATCAATAAAGTCAAAAATCATAATCTAAAATATTTTCTATTAGTTACAAATATTCTTGGCGGAGATATTTATTTAAGAGCGCCGGAAGAACAAATTCCACCGGAAATTACTGAAGAAATGCTGCTGAATTTAGACGCAATTATTGAAAAATATAAGTATGATCCAAATTTGATCGGCTATCATATTTGTGATGAACCTCATGAACAAGCGTTTGAAAATATCGGGAAAGTCGTTCAGCGAATTAGAGAAAAAGATCCAACACGATTGAGCTTTGTAAACATATGGCCAAGCGGCAGCGGCTACAGAGAATATATTGATAAATTATTACAGACCACAAAACTGGAATTGCTTAGCTATGACCGATATCATTTTTATAATGGATATGACGGCGGTGAATACTTTAGTAATATTGATGTAATAAGAGAATATGCTTTAAAATATGATATTCCATTCTGTAATATAATTCAAGGAATCGGAACAAACGGAACAGTAGAAGAGGGATTAAACTGGCGGACACCAAATGAAGCTGAGCATCGTTGGTTGGTTTATTCCTCGTTGGCGTATGGAGTTCATGCATTAATTTGGTTTCACTGGCATGGAGATTGGGGTTTAACCGGCAATCCCGATAAAGAAATTATTTATCCTTCCATTCAAAAAATAAATAATGAAATTGATTCACTAAGTCAAATTATGGTTCAGTTAAAAACAACTGGAGTATATCATACAAAAATATCGGAACCAAAATGGAAATTGCCAAGTGACGGCATAATAAAATCAGTTTCGGCTAATTCAGATTTGGTAATTGGCTATTTCATTGATAAAATCGACAAGAATTATTTTATGCTGATGAATAAGGATTATGAAAAATCTACTATAGCAACAATTTCAATTAATGGAGTTGCAAATAATCTTATTTATTTCGATGTTAATTCAAATCAATGGAATTTGGTTAACGCTAAAAATAATTCCGGAGTTACAACTTTTGATTTTGAAATTTTACCAGGAAGTGGAATATTATTTACATTTTCAAATTTAACAGAAATCTCTGAGAATAATTTACTCCATTACAAATTTGAATTAAATCAAAATTACCCGAATCCGTTCAATCCAAATACAACAATAAAATATACAATACCTTCAACTTTTAGCAATGAAAATATTAGTTCTGTTCAATTAAAAGTATTTGACACTTTGGGAAGAGAAATTAAAACTCTCATAAATCAAAAACAGAAACCGGGAAATTATGAAATAAATTTTGATGGTTCCAAATTATCAAGCGGTGTTTATTTTTATGAATTAAAATATGATTCATTTGTTCAAACTAAAAAAATGATTTTAATAAAATAA
- a CDS encoding Gfo/Idh/MocA family oxidoreductase — protein sequence MKKLNWGILGTAAIAKNQIIPAILKSKYCNLTAIASRNINDAKKLSTKFGVPKYYGSYEELLADKEINAVYIPLPNHLHVTYAIKSLEYGKNVLVEKPIALNFKEVKLLIKKARKFPDLKIMEAFMYRFHPQWIKTKKIIQKGEIGKLKLIQSSFSFFDDNENSIVNKKEYGGGSLMDIGCYSVSLSNYIFENLPKSIFATNEIHPKFNVDISTTCILEYKNGISTFFSSIQLNENQNVKIFGTKGIIEFELPFNPNNDKVSNIWLTKNNIKEKIEFDICDQYKIQIDQFSEAVLKNKILPITLEDSLNNMIVIDKIIESAKSGKRILL from the coding sequence ATGAAAAAATTAAACTGGGGAATTTTAGGAACTGCGGCAATTGCAAAAAATCAAATCATTCCGGCAATATTAAAAAGTAAATATTGCAATCTCACAGCAATTGCTTCAAGAAATATTAATGATGCAAAAAAACTTTCAACGAAATTTGGCGTTCCAAAATATTATGGATCATATGAAGAGCTTTTAGCAGATAAAGAAATTAATGCTGTTTATATTCCTTTGCCAAATCATTTGCATGTAACTTATGCAATTAAATCGCTTGAATACGGCAAAAATGTTTTGGTGGAAAAACCAATCGCATTAAATTTTAAGGAAGTGAAATTATTGATTAAAAAAGCAAGAAAGTTTCCGGATCTAAAAATTATGGAAGCTTTTATGTATAGATTTCATCCGCAATGGATTAAGACAAAAAAAATTATACAAAAAGGAGAAATAGGAAAATTAAAATTAATTCAATCTTCTTTTTCTTTTTTTGATGACAATGAAAATAGCATTGTTAATAAAAAAGAATATGGCGGTGGAAGCCTTATGGATATTGGATGTTATTCGGTTTCACTAAGTAATTACATTTTTGAAAATCTCCCGAAATCAATATTTGCAACGAATGAAATTCATCCGAAATTTAATGTGGATATTTCAACAACTTGTATACTTGAGTATAAAAACGGGATTTCTACATTCTTTAGTTCAATTCAATTAAATGAAAACCAAAATGTAAAAATATTCGGAACAAAAGGAATTATTGAGTTTGAACTTCCTTTTAATCCTAATAATGATAAAGTTTCAAATATTTGGTTGACAAAAAATAATATTAAGGAAAAAATTGAGTTTGATATTTGCGATCAATATAAAATTCAAATAGATCAATTTTCAGAAGCTGTTTTGAAAAATAAAATTCTACCAATCACATTAGAAGATTCGTTAAATAATATGATTGTTATTGATAAAATTATTGAAAGTGCAAAAAGTGGTAAAAGAATTCTTCTGTAA
- a CDS encoding regulator, whose amino-acid sequence MNYKLNLIIFIYFIFSVSLTAQVKDTLFEQEYHESYPLKNQNHNEVKTILVDNQNNIWIGTSEGLFVLDKSTKKWIPKLSKENQGPINDLFENTDGKIWIASWNGLYFGNIVNVTKVDEINSTTSVVNKIHNKITAISLDKIWIQNNSNWESENLSTSLLVRDIIQDSDGGYYVATGKGLFHKTKVGIKLFQNEDELISDNIFGLDYSNDNKLWIAGLGGITVYENNKRVKSYIAQEGIPNSWVRCVEKAPDGKMWIGTDFGVARFDGKTWSVRNSRRWLIDDRVKDISFDKNGNAWIATSNGVSAIKTRIMTLDEKEKYYKNITEKRHIRKPYLVEKCKLSSPGDTLNWKANDDDNDGQYTSMYLAMESFRYAVTKNSDAKNNAKKAFDALKFLQTVTETNGFFARTVIPSDWTEMADPNEIIDDREWSKRILDDPRRNRLEQHWVLSKDKKWFWKRGTSSDEVTGHMYGYLYYYDLVADEKEKQIIKDHVTKIVNYIIDGGYVFKDIDGKHTEWGVWAPEYLNENPDWATERGINSVEILSYLKLAYHVSGDEFYQKEYYKLWNDYYYKENVINAKTTLASWRTYIDDELLALAYPALFMYETDSEVLEYYKKSLDNWYSAFVNDDNPYFYFTYNAFTKNKFNLDRSIFLLQDNPLDLVRWKIDNSKREDIILTRIPIMEDLQTNKLVSPSERGIMRWDNNPWRAVQGDGGLTESDGVYWRLAYWMGRYYKLIE is encoded by the coding sequence ATGAACTATAAACTAAATTTAATAATATTTATCTATTTTATTTTCAGTGTAAGTTTAACTGCTCAAGTAAAAGATACTTTGTTTGAACAAGAATATCACGAAAGTTATCCTCTCAAAAATCAAAATCATAATGAAGTAAAAACAATATTGGTTGATAATCAAAATAATATTTGGATTGGTACCTCAGAAGGATTATTTGTTTTAGATAAATCAACTAAAAAATGGATTCCGAAATTATCAAAAGAAAATCAAGGACCAATAAATGATTTATTTGAAAATACCGATGGGAAAATTTGGATAGCAAGTTGGAACGGATTGTATTTTGGAAATATTGTAAACGTTACCAAAGTTGATGAAATTAATTCGACAACTTCTGTAGTAAATAAAATACACAATAAAATTACTGCAATTTCATTGGATAAAATTTGGATACAAAATAATTCAAATTGGGAAAGTGAGAATCTATCCACATCTCTGTTGGTGAGAGATATTATTCAAGATAGTGACGGAGGATATTATGTTGCTACGGGTAAGGGACTCTTTCATAAAACAAAAGTAGGAATAAAACTTTTTCAAAATGAAGATGAACTAATTAGTGATAATATTTTTGGACTAGATTATTCAAATGATAATAAACTTTGGATTGCTGGACTTGGCGGAATAACGGTTTATGAAAATAATAAGCGAGTTAAAAGTTATATCGCGCAAGAAGGAATTCCAAATAGCTGGGTGCGTTGTGTTGAAAAAGCTCCAGACGGAAAAATGTGGATTGGAACTGATTTTGGAGTTGCAAGATTTGATGGTAAAACTTGGAGTGTGAGAAACAGTAGAAGATGGCTGATTGATGATAGAGTTAAAGATATTTCTTTTGATAAAAATGGGAATGCTTGGATTGCAACATCAAATGGAGTTAGCGCAATTAAAACTAGAATAATGACTTTAGATGAAAAGGAAAAGTATTACAAAAATATTACCGAGAAAAGACATATAAGAAAACCATATTTGGTTGAAAAATGTAAATTATCATCACCGGGAGACACACTAAATTGGAAAGCAAATGATGATGATAATGATGGACAATATACAAGCATGTATTTGGCTATGGAATCTTTTAGGTATGCAGTAACAAAAAACTCCGATGCAAAAAATAATGCTAAGAAGGCATTTGATGCATTAAAATTTCTTCAAACAGTAACAGAAACTAATGGATTTTTCGCAAGAACGGTAATTCCCTCAGACTGGACTGAAATGGCAGATCCGAATGAAATTATTGATGACCGCGAATGGTCGAAAAGAATTCTTGATGACCCCAGACGCAATAGATTAGAGCAGCATTGGGTTTTATCAAAAGATAAAAAATGGTTCTGGAAAAGAGGAACAAGCAGTGACGAAGTTACCGGACACATGTATGGATATTTATATTATTATGATTTAGTTGCAGATGAAAAAGAAAAACAAATTATAAAAGATCATGTTACTAAAATTGTAAATTATATAATTGATGGCGGATATGTTTTTAAAGATATTGACGGAAAGCATACAGAATGGGGAGTTTGGGCTCCGGAATACTTAAATGAAAATCCGGATTGGGCAACTGAAAGAGGAATAAATTCTGTTGAAATATTATCATATTTAAAACTTGCTTATCATGTTTCGGGAGATGAATTTTATCAAAAAGAATATTATAAATTATGGAATGATTATTATTATAAGGAAAATGTAATTAATGCTAAAACAACTTTGGCATCTTGGAGAACATATATTGATGATGAACTGCTTGCACTGGCTTACCCAGCTTTATTTATGTACGAAACGGATTCCGAAGTTTTGGAATATTACAAAAAAAGTTTAGATAACTGGTATTCTGCGTTTGTGAATGATGATAACCCCTATTTCTATTTTACATATAATGCATTTACTAAAAATAAATTTAATTTAGATAGATCAATATTTTTACTTCAAGATAATCCACTTGATTTGGTCAGATGGAAAATTGATAATTCAAAAAGAGAAGATATAATTTTAACAAGAATTCCGATTATGGAAGATTTGCAGACAAATAAACTTGTTTCCCCGAGCGAAAGAGGAATTATGAGATGGGATAATAATCCATGGCGTGCAGTTCAAGGAGACGGCGGACTTACAGAAAGTGATGGCGTATATTGGAGATTAGCTTATTGGATGGGAAGATATTATAAATTGATTGAGTAA